The following is a genomic window from Rhodoferax sp. PAMC 29310.
CGGGTATCGTCGTGGGCGCGATCGCCATGGCGGGCGTGGGCGGGTTACATGTGTCCTTGCCGACCAGCGGTGCCGCCACCGTACTCAGCATGGTGGGTATCGGGGGCTATCTGTTGTCAGTCAGTCAATTCAGTTTTCGCCGAAACCTTGCACTTCGCAAGGCGCGTGAAGATATTCAGTTGCGAGAGGTTGAGGTGCTGGCCACTAATCAGGCCCTGCAGGACAAGCTCGGCGAAATTCGGGCGTTGCAGCAGAAGCTGGAGGAGCAAGCGCATCTGGACGGGCTGACTGGCCTCTACAACCGCCGTTATCTGGATCAGGCCCTGAAGCGGGAAGTGGCCCGATGCACAAGAGATGGCCAGCCACTGGCCTTCATCATGGTGGATGTAGACGACTTCAAGAAATACAACGACAGCTTTGGCCATCCGGCCGGCGATGTTTGCTTGAAGCAAATTGCCGCTTGTCTGCAGTCCTTTACCAATCGGGCCACTGACATGGCAGCCCGCTATGGCGGCGAGGAGTTCTCCCTGATGTTCGCCAACACAGACGCGGCCAGCGCATTGCGAATCGCACAGCAACTCCGATTGAGTATCGAGTCCTAGAATCTGTCGCACCCAACGTCGGTGGCAGGGCGGGTCACGATCAGTGTGGGCGTGGCCGTGATGGGTGATGGCTTTTGTGACGGCGTAGATGCGTTGGTGGGTGATGCAGATGCGGCGGTCTATTGCGCCAAACGAGGAGGGCGAAATCAGGTGAAAATGGCTGAAATGGGGACGCCCGCCAAGCTCCCCTGTGTGGCGTAATTGGGCAGGGCGGCAAGCCGAGGGGAGTACTGGTCGAGCAAGGTGGCAGCCTCGATGTAGTTGAAAAGTCGGCGGGTGCGAGGGAGGCCTGTGCAGGAGGGCATAAAAACGACATACTGAGGCTTCAGTTTCAGTGTTTTCAGATTTCACCTTTGCCATATTTTTAGGATTCCCCATGCCCACTACCCGACACCTTTTCGCCGCGATTGCATTGGGCCTGCTGGCCGCAAGCGCCCAAGCTGAATCTTCACGTCTGGATGACGTCATGAAAGCCGGCAAGTTGCGCGTCTGCTCGCCAGGCGACTACAAGCCTTTTAGCTACGCCAAGCCCGATGGCAGCTTCGAAGGCATCGACATTGATTTGATTCAGTCCGCCGCCAAATCGCTGGGCGTCGAAGTGGTCATGGTGAAAAGCACTTGGCCCACCCTCATGAACGATTACCTCGAAAAATGTGATGTGGCCGTGGGCGGCATCTCGGTCAGTACCGAGCGCGCCAAGAAGGTCAACTTCACCGATGCCTACATGGTCAACGGCAAAGCGCCCATCACCAAATGTGAAAACGTGGGCAAGTTCCAGACGGTGGCTGACCTCAACAAGCCCACCGTCACCGTTATTACCAACCCCGGCGGCAGCAACGAGCGCTTTGTGCGCGCCAATTTGCCACTGGCCAAAGTGATTGTTTTTAACGACAACGTGACCATTTTTGACGAAATCCTCAAAGGCAACGCCGACGTCATGATCTCGGAGTCGGTTGAAACCATGGTGCAACAAAAACTTCGCCCCGGTCTGTGCGCCGTGAATCCTGAGCAACCCCTGCAGTACGGTGAGATGGGCTACATGTTGCCGCGCGGCGATGGCAGCATGAAGAACTGGTTTGACACTTGGTTGCACCTGGAAAAAGCCAGCGGCGCTTACGCCAAGACAACTGACAAATGGCTTAAGTAAGCTGTTTCAACCGGGCATCACGGCCCGGTTCGCCCATTGGTTTCGGGGGCTAGGCCGGTGAGAGACGTGGCCAAAGCAGGCCGCGTTCCATCGCCTCGCAGGGCGCTGGTAAAATCACCGATCTCCACGGACAGGCCCAGTCAGCGCCTGCGCTGTGAGTCAATTTCAACCAGTCAGCGACCCAATCAGGCCCCCAACGTGACCCTGCATATCACCCAATTCGAGGGCGGCAGCGCTCTCAGCAGCTTTCGCATTCAACAGCTTTTGCCCACGCTGCAAGGCGTTCACGACAAAATCACTGGCGTGGCAGCCCGGTTTTTGCACCTGGTCACCTCCGATGTGGTGCCTGACGCGGCGTTGCAAGCGCAATTGGCCGCCTTGTTGACCTATGGCGACCCCTATGCTGGCCCCACCGAAGGCGCCCTGATTGTGGTGTCACCACGATTCGGCACCGTGTCACCCTGGGCGTCCAAGGCCACCGATATTGCCCACAACTGCGGCTTGG
Proteins encoded in this region:
- a CDS encoding transporter substrate-binding domain-containing protein — its product is MPTTRHLFAAIALGLLAASAQAESSRLDDVMKAGKLRVCSPGDYKPFSYAKPDGSFEGIDIDLIQSAAKSLGVEVVMVKSTWPTLMNDYLEKCDVAVGGISVSTERAKKVNFTDAYMVNGKAPITKCENVGKFQTVADLNKPTVTVITNPGGSNERFVRANLPLAKVIVFNDNVTIFDEILKGNADVMISESVETMVQQKLRPGLCAVNPEQPLQYGEMGYMLPRGDGSMKNWFDTWLHLEKASGAYAKTTDKWLK
- a CDS encoding GGDEF domain-containing protein, which codes for MANPSVRLPWLVRTNYRMRVAAFLSLFLAGTLHMAPSGQDLTQWAVVGTLLFAYPQVRYLRARYGADAMKSEYLSIQMDSVVVGVFVAAVHFSLWLAFSAVLGVVISSVSNRGWRCLLTTLPGIVVGAIAMAGVGGLHVSLPTSGAATVLSMVGIGGYLLSVSQFSFRRNLALRKAREDIQLREVEVLATNQALQDKLGEIRALQQKLEEQAHLDGLTGLYNRRYLDQALKREVARCTRDGQPLAFIMVDVDDFKKYNDSFGHPAGDVCLKQIAACLQSFTNRATDMAARYGGEEFSLMFANTDAASALRIAQQLRLSIES